A single Oncorhynchus tshawytscha isolate Ot180627B linkage group LG01, Otsh_v2.0, whole genome shotgun sequence DNA region contains:
- the LOC112250016 gene encoding proteasome subunit alpha type-7-like, translating to MAARYDRAITVFSPDGHLFQVEYAQEAVKKGSTAVGIRGKDIVVLGVEKKSVAKLQEERTVRKICALDDHVCMAFAGLTADARIVINRARVECQSHRLTVEDPVTVEYITRHIATLKQRYTQSNGRRPFGISALIVGFDCDGTPRLYQTDPSGTYHAWKANAIGRSAKTVREFLEKNYTEESIATDNEAIKLAIKALLEVVQSGGKNIELAVIRRNQSLKLLESKEIETLVTEIEKEKEEEAEKKKQKKST from the exons ATGGCCGCTAGATATGATAGAGCTATAACGGTCTTTTCCCCCGATGGACACCTGTTTCAAGTGGAATATGCGCAAGAGGCTGTGAAAAAAGGCTCGACCGCG GTTGGCATCCGTGGTAAAGACATTGTCGTTCTGGGTGTTGAGAAAAAGTCTGTCGCTAAACTCCAAGAGGAGAGGACTGTACGCAAGATCTGTGCACTGGATGATCATGTGTGCATGGCATTTGCAG GTCTGACGGCAGATGCTCGTATAGTTATCAACAGAGCGAGGGTAGAGTGTCAGAGCCACAGGCTCACTGTAGAGGACCCTGTTACGGTGGAGTACATCACACGCCACATCGCTACACTCAAACAG CGCTACACGCAGAGTAACGGACGAAGACCCTTCGGTATCTCTGCTCTAATCGTGGGCTTCGACTGTGATGGAACCCCACGGCTGTACCAAACCGACCCGTCTGGAACATACCATGCCTGGAAG GCTAATGCTATCGGTCGCAGTGCAAAGACTGTCCGGGAGTTTCTGGAGAAGAACTACACAGAGGAGTCCATCGCCACTGACAACGAGGCTATAAAGCTGGCCATCAAAGCCCTTTTGGAG GTCGTCCAGTCAGGAGGAAAGAACATTGAGCTGGCTGTGATCAGGAGAAATCAGTCATTGAAG CTTTTGGAGTCTAAAGAAATTGAAACCCTTGTGACTGAAAtcgagaaggagaaagaagaggaggcagagaagaagaagcagaagaaatCAACATAA